Part of the Catalinimonas alkaloidigena genome is shown below.
GATAAAGGTCATAGGCCTCCATATTTTTAGTTGGTGCTTCAATTAAATGTTCTTGAATGTTGAGGTGACCAAAATTTTCTCGGATCTGGTCAGCAATGTGTAAGCTTATTTCATCTTGTACTGCGAATATGTCTTCTAATTCCCGATCGAAATTCTTTGACCAGAAGTGAGTGCCGTCATTAGTACTGACTAACTGAGCTGTAATGCGAACCCTGTTTTTGGCTTTCCGGACGCTCCCCTCCAAAACTGTACTTACTCCTAACTGCTCACCAATGGTTCGCACGTCTATGTTTTTATTCTTAAATGCAAAAGAGGATGTGCGGGCAATGACTTTCAAGCCCTTCACGGTGGTTAGGGCGTTGATTATTTCTTCAGTAATGCCATCGCTGAAGTATTCGTTCTCCGGATCGGTACTCATATTAACAAAAGGGAGAACCACAATGGATTTGTTGGATGATGATATGTGTAGATGGTTGCTCATTTTCTACTATACTTTATCAGGGCTTCTTCGAACTGATATTGAAATTTCAATGATTTTTCTTTTAATTCTGACTAACGGTCAAAATGACTGTTGAACTTCAATTATTTATAGATTAAGCAAAATCAATAATTGAAATTCATTTTTTGGCTTTATTCGTTAGCTTCTTTAGTTAATTCTGTTTCTTCTTATAGGTGAATTGGCTACAACATATTATATAAACACAACAAAGTTGTGTCTACTTACAATATATTCCTAATACCCACATCACACAAGGCTTAACTTTGTCCTTCAGCTATACTGTGAGCTACTTAAACACTAGCAGTTTGCAGAATGAACAGATGTTTTTGTTGTAATCAGCTTCCTTGCAGCACCGTCCACTGTGCGTTTAGCTCCGGCAACATAGTCTGCGGTGGGATTTGGTCATGTTTGAGTTAGTGAAAACTGTGCTGCCCCCAGTGTAAGCTGGATTGCACTAGAGGGGAACGCGTTACAAACGCGCTCCAGAATTGTAATTTATTATGAGTTAGTATTTAGCTTTCTTAAACTTTCAGGGCTTATGGCCCCACTTTTCCTTCCACTTCTTTGACCAGCAGCTGAGGATCGTAGCCATAGCCTTCTTTGAATACATACTCCACCGCCTTAATTGCAGAGGCATCAGCCATAAGATCACCATTGAGCAGCACGAAGTCAGCCCGCTTTCCCGGCACGACAGCACCGATATCCGCTTTCTCTAATACTCTGGCGCCATTACTGCTCATGATCATAATGGCTTCTTCCGGACGGAAGCCTGCTTCTATAAGCAGCTCATAGTTTCTCTGATCACCATAGCCCGGCAGATTGTGCCTGCCTGCATCCACTCCCGCAGTGAGGGTGCCTCCCCTCTTAAAAAACTGGTATTCAAAAGCCATAATACGCTTCAGCCGGGCTTCTCTAAGCGCTCCTCCCTCCTCCTCATTTTCGTACTGCTGCCTTCTCTCTTGGTACTGCGCCTGCAGGCCGGGCGACATGGCTTTGAGGCTACGCTCGTCGGCTAGCGCACGCATGGGTATGCTGGACTCATATATAGACAGGGTGGAGGTGAGAAATACATTCCGCTCAATCATATGCTGATGCAGGCGACGGACTTCCTCACTCCCGATATCCAAACTGTCAATATAGCCTCTTGACCCATTACAAAGGCCAGCGCTCTTGTTTTTCCTGAAATCGCTGGCGCTATTGAGTCCATGCTCAATACCATCTATACCCATACTGACAGCTTCCTCAAAGGTAATGGAGCATAAGTGTCCCGTCACCTTGGCATTGTGTTGATGCGCTTCATCAATGATGACCTGCAAATCTTCCGGACGGGTATGGCGGTATACTTTGAACCAGCGTACGCCCTGCTCTACCCAATGTTGTATAGTATCCCTGATATGGGCTTGGCTTCGGGGAATGATCATATTGGGATTGCCTCCCGGGCCGGTGAAGTAGGGTCCGCTGGTGATAATATCCGGTCCTATGGCTTCTCCCTTTTCGATTTGCTCAGCCAATGCTACTTCTTCATAGGGCGAAGCCGCTCCGCAGGTGTGTATGGTGGTAACGCCCGCCGCCAGATACAGTTTGCTGGCTGTACTGCCCATAAAAGGCTGGCCCGGCATGTGCAGATGATTGTGTACGCCTACTATGCCGGGGATGATGGTTTTGCCTCTGCCCTCAATCACTTTGGCACCTTCAGGAATTTTCATGTCATTTACCTCACCTATTTCCTCAAAGTAGCCATTGCGAATCAAGACAGTTTGATTTTCAAGGGCTGGGCTTCCCAGTCCGTCAAGGAGCTTCACCTGGGTAATAGCGATCATCGGTTCATCGTATACAATGTACTTGCGTACTTCCTTAGAAAGCTCAGTTTGCTTCGTTTCAGGCCTGGTATTGTAGGTAGTTTCGCTGCTGCGACAGCTTAGCAGTTGGATATGTAAGAGCAGTAAGCAAAGATACTTCATGTAAATAATTCTATGCCAGGTAGCGGGTTAAAAGCTTATAAGCGGTGAATTGAAAGTCAAAACATCCCATTTTCATTGGGCATATTCGGAGGTACGGCCTGCCCAAAGTCCCAGAGTTCGGCGATTTTGCCTTCTTCAAAACGGAAGATATGCATTACTGCCATTCCCAAATCCTCCGGCTTTTGACTGATACGCGAGTGTACGGCTACCAGATTGCCATCCTCCAAAGCTCTTTGTATCTCAAAAATCTTATCAGGGTTTTGCCTGGCATCTTCTTCCATGGCCAGCATCAATGTTTGTCCATCCCCCTTGAAGTAAGCGTTGTGATGTTTGAAATTTTGCCCTACATACTTTCTAAAGGCTTCTCTTGAAGCTCCCTGAGCAGCCAGTTGCAAGAAGTCCTGTGCGATCTCTTTAGTGGTCATGGTTTTTTTGTTCAGTATCAAGTTGTAATATGTAAAAATTAATCAGGCTTTCATGAGCTTGCGACGCCACAGGCCTCGCCAGTAACCTTTTTACGCTAATATTTAAAGCACAGCAGCTTTTCTGTTTTCTATCATCAGCACATATCGGGTAATGATGCATGACTTTTTTATACCAACCGTAGCGGATAAATAAGCTTTGGCTCAATTTACATTTCCTGCCTGGAAGAGGAAAGGGGTTCTTTCTTTACCAGTTAAATCTTGATAGCTGGAAGCCCCTCTATCACATCTAAGGTTTGAGAAACACTTAACTGATCTGAATTTAGGCAGTGTACATAGTCCGGCCATACATAAGCCTGGAGCTCCTGATTGACAATGGCCACTCTCTCATTCATGCGGTTTTCAACTTTGCGCAACTGGTCCCTTCGCTGATTTTCTTCCAGAGCGCAGCGAAGCCACACTACTTTGATGGTCCTGACCTGCGCTAATTTCTGAAAACCTTCCTCCAGTATTTGTATACCCCCAGGACTCCATACATTTTCAATAGCCAGCGGCATGTCATACTTCAAATATTGCTGTCCTAATAGCAGTGCGATTTCGGCTACGAACTTTTCTTCTTCTGCTGTCCAGCGGGGAAAATCTGCCTTGTAAATCCACTCCGTCAGGTAATCACAATCTATGATAGCGCCATTTTTGCGTTTGGCCCAAGCCCGGGCAATGGTAGACTTCCCTACTCCACAGGCTCCGGTGATGATCAGTACTTCCATGACTTAATGCTTATAAAAGCACAAAGGTATACTAATCGTTTACAAAAGCAGGTTACTATAAGGGTTTAGAAAGCAGCATGGGTATGTAATGTTGACGATAATAATAGGCCAGTAAGATGTTCCCCAGCAAAAGAAAGATAGCTACTGCCAAACCTTCGGGAGCCAGAAAGCTATGATAAAGAAAAATATTTACTACAACAGGAAAGATCACTACCGTTGCCAAAGGGACAAAAAAACCTGTGATAAAGGCAATGGCACAAATCAGTTCAATGATTTTAATCATGGGAATCATGTATACAGAAACCTCCATGCCCTCATTAAAAAGCTTTACCTCTCCTGCCAGGTCTGGCTGAGGCACCAGATTAAAAAGAACAACGATGGAAGAAAACAGAAAGATAAGCCCCATCAGTATACGAATGATTTTTACAGTTATTTTCATGAGTTTTTTTTATCGTATTGGTGAATAGCAAAGCGCTACAATACCGCATTCAAAAGCTCGTACATGAGAGCTTTGCAAATTTCTTTTTTGTTCCAGGCTTCCAAAAATGCTCATACCCTTGCCAATCGCTGTGGGATTGATAAAGAGATGGTACTCATCTATCAGGTCTTCCCGGATCAGGGAAGACACAAAACTACTGCCACCATAGGCGATGATATCCTGCCCCTCCTGATTTTTGAGATGCTTCACTACAGAAACAAGATCACCATGCTCTACTTGCGTGTTTTTGCCTTCCATCTTTTGGACTGTTTTAGAAAAGACAATTTTTGGTGTGTGCACAAACTTTCGGGCAGCATCATCCGCGCTTTCCGCATCAGCCAGCCGAGATTCCCAGCTTGGAATGAAGCCTTCGGCCAGTTTACGTCCCAGCAGGATGCAGTCTACTGAGGCAGTGATTTTATCTACATATTCATTTAGGGCAGCATCCCAGTTCCACGCTATCCAGTCCATTTCACCATTGGGCCCGGCCACAAAGCCATCCAGGGAAATTTGCATCTGTAGTTTTAGTTTTCGCATACTATTGATTGTTTACTTGTATCAGCATTGAAGCAGTGAATTGTAGAACGACCCATAGCCGTTCTACAGATTCAATCGTTATTGTTGTTTTCTGATTTTTTCTCTTACTGCTGCTTATAGGCATAACTGATCATCCACTGTATGCCGAATTGATCGGTACACATACCGAAATAGTCTCCCCAGGATGCATGCTCCATGGGCATACTTACTTTTCCACCAGCAGAAAGCTTCTCAAAAAGTTGATCTGCTTCCGCTTCACTTTCTACTTGTAGAGATAAAGAGATATTATCACCTACATTCAGCTTATGCCCCATTGACTCAAGGGTATCGGTAGCCATTAGTATGTTTTCTTTTCCAATGGGCAAGGCGATATGCATGATCTTTTCCTGATCAGGGGCCGGCATTTTATCGCTTTCGGGTATTTCATTAAAGCGATGCAGAGCAGCGAACTCTCCGCCAAAAACAGACTTGTAAAAGTTAAATGCTTCTTCAGTATTTCCGTTAAAGTTCAGGTATGGATTAAGGATTGGCATGTGTTTAATGATTAATGATGAATGAATAATTAAGTATTGACGAAAGATTTTGAAGGCTTTGCCTGGTTTTACTCAGCATTATCTGTTTCAACCACATAAGAAGTCATCTCCTTGATCTTCCCATCTTTGTGACTGCTTAAGAGATAGATGTCGCAGAAGGCATAGATTTTTACTTTACCGGATTTGTCCGTCACTTTCATGATGCCATCTACGGCGGCTGTTTTTCCGTGGGTGATCATATGATTAATTTTAAATTCGTGAGTACTCTCACTTTCCATAGCTTTGATTGATTTGGTAAATTCTTCTTTTCCGCGAATGATACTTTCCCCTACCATATTCCAGATAATATCGTCGGTTACCTGTGCGATGATGTAGCCGGAGTCGGATCTTGAGAAAGCTTCATTAAAGCGGTAAAAAAACTCCTGATTATTGGTCATGATTGATTGTTGTTTATTTCATAATTCATTAAAACTATGCCCTGCTCATACACTTTCGTATTCATCAGTCTCAGATGAGAAAGTCTGAAATCTGGAGGAAACAAATGCTTACCCTTTCCTATGGCAAGCGGGCAGACTCTAAGCTGATACTCATCTATAAGCCTTTCTTTCATGAGGGATTGCGCCAGCTTTAGGCTGCCCCACAAAACCATATCTTTTCCGGGCTGCTGCTTAAGGTTGCGCAATTCATCAGCCGCATCGGCTCTCATTACTTTAGCCTCTTTCCACTCTCCCCAGGGAGCAGCTTCAAGGGTTTTGGAAAAGACTAGTTTGGGCATACCGTTCAGTCTATCCGCAATTATCTCGGTGTCAGTAGTGGCTGTGGGCCAAAATTCTGCAAATAACTCATAAGTGAGCCTACCAAGAAGTATGGTATCAATAGTGTCCATGAAGTACAGAAGGTCCTGATCTACTGCACGATTGGTACTAAATGCATCCATAAAATCCAGTTCCCCTTTTGGGCCTGCAGCGAATCCATCAATAGTTGTAAATTCCTGTAATATTATTTTTCTCATTTTTCTTAGATGTCTGACTAGGAGGATTATGCCTGCTCATAGGCCTGTTTTAAAGCAGCGACATCCAGCTTTTTCATTTGCAGCAGTGCTCGGGTAACATTTTGAGATTTGCTGGAATCAGGGGCACTGAGCAATTCATGTAATATAGTGGGCACTACCTGCCAGGAGAGGCCGTATTTGTCTTTAAGCCAACCGCAGGCCTGCGCCTTTTCATCTCCTCCTTCAGCAAGCGTATTCCAGTAATAATCCACCTCTTCCTGATCTTTGCAGTGGATGATAAATGAGGTAGCTTCGTTGAAGGTGAATCCATGTTCCAGATAGCTATCCATCGCCTTAAACTCCTGTCCATTCAGCCTAAAGGCAGCATAATTAATTGCACCTTCCATATTGGGGTCTTGTCCTTTTTCGTAGCGTGAAATCTCTTTAATTTCTGCCTGCTCAAATACCGAGGTGTAAAACTGCATAGCTTCTTCCACTTTGCCTGCCTGATCCCCCACAAACAGTAGGCAGGGTACTATCTTCTGCTTAATCTCAGCCTGATCTGCCAGTATGAGCTGCCAGGAGACACCGTACTTATCCTGCACCCAACCGTAGTATTCGCTGAAAGGGTATTGTTGCAAAGGCATCATGACAAAGCCTTCATCAGAGAGTTCTCTCCACAGGCTGTCCACTTCTGCTCTGGACTCACAGTAGATAAAGAAGGAAACCGAAGGGGTAAATTTGAACTGAGGACCTCCGTTGAGTGCCACAAATTCCTGCCCCTCTAGCTGAAAAGATATAGTCATCACTGTTCCTTCGGCTTTCCCATGAATTTCGTGTCCTTCTTTTCCAAAGCGCGTCAACTCCAAAGTTTCAGAATTTTTGAAAATAGAAGTGTAAAACTTCACGGCTTCTTCTGCCTGATGATCAAACCATAGGTTGGTAGTGATCTTTTGTGTCTGCATTGTTTTTACATCTGTCATAAGTCTGGCTTTTATATGTTTGACATTAATTTTCTTCAATAAGGGAAAGAATATTTCCGGCAGGATCTCTGAACCATGCGATATTGGGCCCCTTCGCCTGTGCAGCGCCACGGAACACTCCCTTTTCATCCGTTTTGATCTCACCTCCATACTGTTCAAATGACACTCCTTTTGCGCTTAGACTATCTACCGCTTCATCAATATCATCTACCGGAAAATTGAGAATGGTGAAGGTGGCTGGTTCATGATTGGGTTTAGGATACACCAGAATATTGCTGCTTCCGGCTATATGAATTTCCAGTATTCCCATAGGATTATCTGCTACTTCCAGACCCAGCACTTCGCCATAGAAGGCTTTTGCTTTTGCCAAATCATCTACCGAAAATCCGCTGAATGCTTTACTGTGTTTCAACATGCGTTTATTAGTTTTATATAAAAATGCTATTTATGGCCAGGCCTCCAGTTTGGGCATGCGCATCACATCCTCTCCCAGATACCACTCTATACCAGGTGCTATGGTAGCTGGCCGAGAGCCTCCCAACTTCCTGAATGCCAGGCTGATTTTTTCTTCCTGCCCTCTCCAGTTTTTTTACATTTTCAGTCAGCTACTTTCCTTTTGAGAGCACATAATTCTCATAAGCGTACTGCTCACTTTCCCCATCAAAAGCCTGAGATACCGCAGCCTTATAGATCAAGCTTCCCTCCTGATCAGGGTAAGATACTCCGAAAAAAACTTTATCCTGACTGTCGGGCAGCATGTGCATCCATGTGTTAAAAGCTTCGCCTATTCCTTCAGGAAAATACCGGACAGTAAGCGCGATTAGCGTCACTTCCTCAATGAGCGCATATTCTTTCACGACCTTATTTTAAGAATAAAAACTTATTTTAAGTATATTGCAAACCTACAGTCTATTTCCGAATTTTAGAGGGTGCGATTGCGACAGTTTGTGGGGTGAATCACGACATTAATACTAACCAGCTTTTTGACATGAAACATGTATCTATTCTTGTTCCCCGTGGACATATTAGCGTAGTTAATATTGAGGGCACTTACCAGATATTATCGGAGGTAAATGGCCTGCTCAAAGAGATGGGCAGAGAGCCAGTATTTGAAGTTCACCTCGTAGGTTTGGTGAAAACAGAAGAAAAACATGGCCTTTTTAGTGTTAAGCCTGATGTGGGTATAGAGAATGTGCCCAAAACGGATCTTATCATCATTCCTGCCATACATGGAGATCAGGAGAAGGTGCTGTCCCATAATCAGAGTTTTATGCCGTGGGTGATACAGCAATATGAAAATGGTGCAGAAGTAGCCAGCTTTTGCATAGGTTCATTTTTCCTGGCTGCTAGCGGTTTGCTCAAAGGCAAACAGTGTACTACCCACTGGAAGTTTATCCATGAGTTCAGGCAAATGTATCCGGAAGCACAGGTGGTAGATGATAAGATCATGACGGAACAGGAAGGGATTTATACCAGCGGCGGCGCTTATTCTTACCTGAATTTATTACTCTACCTGATAGAAAAATATGCAGGGCGAGAAGTTGCTGTTTTCATTTCCAAAGCCTTTATGATTGACATTGATCGTACCAGTCAGTCACCCTTTATTATTTTCCAGGGACAGAAAACACATGAAGATGAAGAGGTCAGGCAGGCGCAAGAGTTTATTGAGCAAAACTTTCAGGAAAAGATTAGTCTGGATACACTCGCTTCTATGTTTGCCATGGGCAGAAGAAATCTGGAGCGCAGATTTAAGAAAGCTACCAGCAATACAGTTACTGAATATATCCAAAGGGTGAAGGTAGAAGCCGCAAAAATGAGCCTGGAGTCTTCCCGTGAGAATGTGAATGAAGTGATGTACAAAGTAGGCTATACCGATAACAAAGCTTTTCGTGCTGTTTTCAAAAAAATCACCGGTTTGTCTCCGGCTCAGTACCGCAATAAGTACAATCGTGAAGCAGCCGTGTCTGCAAGCTAAACTTTAGGGCAAAAAAAAGCGGAAGATAATTCTCCCGCTTTTTAACACTTTAGAACTTAACCTTATCTAATCTTTTCTTTCAGGGTTTCAACCTTGCGCTTGGCGTCGGTCCTGCCCAGCGCATAGGCTTTTTCGTAGAGCAATAGTGCTTCCTGATAAGATGCCTGTTTCTTTTTGCGCGCCAACTGCGTACGTTTGGCTACTTCTTCTACAGCCTCTCCTCTGGCGAAGTAAGCATCAGCCTGGGAAATTTGCTGTTGCAGGATCATCGCTTTGATGTGAGCCTCAGCATTGGCCAGTTCTTCATTCTGCGCCATGATTTCCTCAGTTTTCCGCACAATTTCTTCCTCCCTGACAGCTACTGTCATCACCAGAGAAGCATTGTCTGCTTCCAGCCCTTCTACCTGAACCTGTAGCGCAGTAACTTCCTCGTTTTTAGCAGTGATTTCTTTTTTCAGCTTTTTGATGTTAGCTGCATAAGTCTGGCTTACGGACTGAGAAGTTTGCAGACTTTTCTCGAGCTCAGCAATTCTTTCCTGTGTCTCCAGAATATACCCCTGTATGCTTTCCATCCGCTGGATGTAGCTATCGGTAGGACCGGTCTCCAGGTTGATAGCCATATACTGACGGGCAGCATCGATAGAATCCATTAGTACGCCTACTTCTTCCAGCATGCGTGCAGCCTGCTGGCTGTGGATCAACTCTAACTGTAAGCTGTCAAGCTGCGCTTGTAACTGTTCTTTTTCCTGTTTTGCACCACAACCAAAAAGGGTACTTATTAACAACATGACACCTACGAGTGCCAGCCTATTTTGTCTGATCATTTTTTATTTGATAATATGATAATTAGACGATGCTTGAGCCTAAAGTCACTATTCAAAGAAAAAATTATTTCATTTAAAGATATTAATTTATTAAAGCCCGTTTGATCTTACCAGTTCAGACAGCGAGGGGCTATGCCATTGACGTACTTGCGAATGGCTTCAATCTCTTCTGCTGTACTACCTCCGTCAAAACCACCTAGCGCTGCATAGCCGATTTTTTCATTGTACTGCTTCAGAAACTGGCTGGCAAGCGGCATATAGCTCCAGTGCCATTTTTCTTCATTGTAGCCGTGTGGCCTCTCGCTGCCTTTTTCGGTATACACCTGGCAGAAGCCATACTCATGGGCATAAGCCAATAACCAGTCGTACACTTTTTTACCCTCACCTGAAGCGAAGTAAGCATTATTCAATGCGTTCAGGTCAATATCAGTGCCCCAGTGATGGCGAGATGTGCCGGGCATGGAACTGTACTCCAGTATCTTTAAAGCCCTTTCCTTCGGATCAGTTACAGCCTGGCTCAGGTCCATTCCATCTACTTTTCGCTGACCATTCCACTTGGCTTCCCAGATGCTTTTCTGGGCGGCGAAGTTTCGTGTGGCTGAGATAATATGAAGCTTTACACCCTCTTCCCCGGCTGCTTCTGCCATACGCACAAAATCCTCATAAGCCTCTTTTCTGAGGTAAATTTCATTTTTACTGGTATACTGAGAAGCTATTTGGGTAAAGCTACTGTCCTGCGCGGGTTGGATTTTGCCCAACAGTGCTTCTGTACTTAGCTCAATCTCTATCCCCCTGTCACCTTCTGGCTGACTTACATTTTGGGACAAGCTCTGTGTCTTTTGGTTTACTTTTTCAGTAGCCCCTGCTTTCTTTTCCTGCTTTGGCGACTGGCAGGCCGTACTTAACATTAGCAAAACTATACAGCTAATTATGCTCATTTTATTCATAATTCATTCGTCATTATTCAGTAAACGCTTAATTCGGTCTTTGTAATTTCTACTGACCTTTAATACAAGCCCGGTATTCAGTTGTAGTTCCAGCTCACTCATTCCTCCGGTATTGATCTGCTGCACGTGACTTAGGTTGACAATACTGGATTTATGAATTCTAACGAACTGATCTCCCGGCAAATTCTTCTCCATATTTTTCATGCTGTCGCGCAGCAGGAAATAACGCGCCTTGGTATGCACCTTTATATAATAATCATACGCCTCAATCCACATTATCTGATGATAGGGCAACAGATGCACCCGCCCTTCTGTTTTCACCGCCAGTCTACCCGTAGGTTTTCCTGAGCCTGAGGAGAGGAGGCTTCCTTCTCTACCTTCGGCAGCCTGCCGCTGCTGGTTCTGCAATAGATCATTCAGACGCTGCTGTTTCTCCTGCAACTGCTGTTGCCTGATGCGGGCTTTGGCAAAATCAAGTGCTTTGAAGAACCTCTCATCCGTAAATGGCTTAAGCAGATAGTCTATGGCATGCACTTCAAAAGCCTTTAGCGTATATTCGTCATAGGCGGTGATAAATATCACTTCGGGACGGTATTCGGGGGGGAGGCTGTTGAGAACTTCAAAACCGTTGATACGGGGCATTTGTATATCCAGCAATAGCAAATCGGCTTTTTGATCCTGTAAAACTTCCAAAGCTTCCAGGCCATTAGCACAGCGTGCCAGCACTTCTACCTCTTTATCTTTCTCAAGCAGATGCTGCACGCCTTCCCGGGCTTCCGGTTCATCATCTACAATAATACATTTGAGCTTGCTCACTGTTTTTTTAGGTTAGTAGTAAAGAACTGAGAGGGATTGTGTATTAAAGTTGAATTCTTCATTTCAGTAATATTTACTCGCTTACTATCTTCTTTTTTACGTTCAGCCTGTCATCTGTATTGTTGATCGGCAAGCTTAGCCTGACCAGCACACTATCTTCCTGGGCGGTAAACTGAAGGTGCGCCTTGCCCTGATAGAGCTGCCGCAGTCTGTCAATGGTATTGCGCAAGCCTATACCCTTGCTTTTGGCCATCACCCAGTCGTGAGGAGCTACATCTGTGCTGTTGTAAACTTCCAGTATCAGATAGTTATTTTCATAATAGCTGCTGATACGAAGTTTTGCAAGGCCTAAAGAATGTGCAATTCCATGCTTAAAAGCATTTTCCACGATAGGCTGCAACACCATATTAGGCACCTGCGCTTGCTTTGTGCGCTCTTCTATATGCATTTCTAGCTGCAGACGGTCCTGAAAACGGACCTGCTCAACATTCAGATAATGCTGAATTAAGCTTAGTTCTTCTTCCAGGCTGATGAACTGTTTTCTTTTCTGGCTGAGGTTATTGCGCAGCATCTCACTCAAACCAATAATCATGCTGATGGCTTTGGCCTGATCGTTACGCCTTACCATCATAACAATGGCATTAAGTGCATTGAAAAGAAAATGGGGCTGTAACTGCATACGCATACTGTTGAGCTGGGCATCACTGAGCTGAGTCTTAAGCCCCAAAGCCTGCAATGCCTGCTCCTGATAGCGGTGCCGGTAATCCAGCGCTGTCAGTGCAAAAAGGACCAGCCAGTACACGCCTGCTCCATTCGTAATGTCAAACCAGGTATCTCCCCAAAGTATGAGCAATTCTCTCCAGTTCAGACTTTCCTGAGGAAGAAAGAGACGTTCCAGTAGCAGACCACTGATGTAAGTCAGGCCTTTGTGTAAAACTCCAAAAAGTACACTCATCAAAACATGGAAGATGATAAAGGAGGCTCTCCTCCACCGTTTAGAATATAAAAAAAAGTCTATGACAAGATAGCTGAGCGCCCAATAACTAAGATACGTTGAGAAGGGGTAGCGTATCATGCTTTCCCACTCAAAGTTTAGCCCAAAGCTAATGGCATGGCTGTACTGCTTTACAC
Proteins encoded:
- a CDS encoding M15 family metallopeptidase; translated protein: MLSTACQSPKQEKKAGATEKVNQKTQSLSQNVSQPEGDRGIEIELSTEALLGKIQPAQDSSFTQIASQYTSKNEIYLRKEAYEDFVRMAEAAGEEGVKLHIISATRNFAAQKSIWEAKWNGQRKVDGMDLSQAVTDPKERALKILEYSSMPGTSRHHWGTDIDLNALNNAYFASGEGKKVYDWLLAYAHEYGFCQVYTEKGSERPHGYNEEKWHWSYMPLASQFLKQYNEKIGYAALGGFDGGSTAEEIEAIRKYVNGIAPRCLNW
- a CDS encoding LytR/AlgR family response regulator transcription factor, which translates into the protein MSKLKCIIVDDEPEAREGVQHLLEKDKEVEVLARCANGLEALEVLQDQKADLLLLDIQMPRINGFEVLNSLPPEYRPEVIFITAYDEYTLKAFEVHAIDYLLKPFTDERFFKALDFAKARIRQQQLQEKQQRLNDLLQNQQRQAAEGREGSLLSSGSGKPTGRLAVKTEGRVHLLPYHQIMWIEAYDYYIKVHTKARYFLLRDSMKNMEKNLPGDQFVRIHKSSIVNLSHVQQINTGGMSELELQLNTGLVLKVSRNYKDRIKRLLNNDE
- a CDS encoding sensor histidine kinase, producing MHSIERVLQIKRLLTYNFLAWCLLGILAGVKQYSHAISFGLNFEWESMIRYPFSTYLSYWALSYLVIDFFLYSKRWRRASFIIFHVLMSVLFGVLHKGLTYISGLLLERLFLPQESLNWRELLILWGDTWFDITNGAGVYWLVLFALTALDYRHRYQEQALQALGLKTQLSDAQLNSMRMQLQPHFLFNALNAIVMMVRRNDQAKAISMIIGLSEMLRNNLSQKRKQFISLEEELSLIQHYLNVEQVRFQDRLQLEMHIEERTKQAQVPNMVLQPIVENAFKHGIAHSLGLAKLRISSYYENNYLILEVYNSTDVAPHDWVMAKSKGIGLRNTIDRLRQLYQGKAHLQFTAQEDSVLVRLSLPINNTDDRLNVKKKIVSE